A single window of Bombyx mori chromosome 17, ASM3026992v2 DNA harbors:
- the LOC101739334 gene encoding cytohesin-1 isoform X3 produces the protein MCLHVRLLCGALWWPLLVRCARAARTYDDDYDQQLKDELGEVVAELEALDGQEECKQNSKAKQMSIGRKKFNMDPKKGIEYLYENGLLQRTPEDVAQFLHKGEGLSKTAIGDYLGERSEFNEAVLKAFVDLHDFTDLILVQALRQFLWSFRLPGEAQKIDRMMECFAQRYCQLNPDIFTNADTCYVLSFAIIMLNTSLHNPSVKDKPTPEQFVAMNRGINNGGDLPQELLLSLYESIKTEPFKIPEDDGNDLMHTFFNPDKEGWLWKQGGRYKSWKRRWFILNDNCLYYFEYTTDKEPRGIIPLENISVRPASDRQRPHCLELYASGGADLIKACKTDSEGKVVEGKHTVYRMSAATVEERDEWIECLRRSISHNPFYDMLAQRKKKAQHSGHSGSH, from the exons CAACTTAAAGATGAACTCGGCGAAGTGGTGGCCGAGCTGGAAGCCCTTGATGGGCAGGAGGAGTGTAAGCAGAATAGTAAAGCCAAACAGATGAGCATAGGAAGGAAGAAATTTAATATGGATCCAAAGAAAG GTATCGAATACCTTTATGAAAATGGTCTACTGCAGAGGACGCCGGAGGACGTGGCGCAGTTCCTTCACAAAGGCGAGGGACTGAGCAAAACCGCGATAGGCGACTACCTCGGTGAACGATCGGAATTCAACGAGGCGGTACTAAAAGCCTTTGTCGATCTCCATGACTTCACTGATTTAATACTCGTGCAGGCTCTCAG ACAATTCCTATGGAGTTTTCGATTGCCCGGCGAGGCTCAGAAGATAGATCGGATGATGGAATGCTTTGCCCAGAGATACTGCCAGTTGAACCCCGATATCTTCACGAACGCGGACACGTGCTACGTTCTTAGTTTCGCCATAATAATGCTGAACACGTCGCTGCACAATCCGAGTGTTAAAGACAAACCGACACCTGAACAATTCGTCGCGATGAACCGGGGCATCAATAACGGGGGTGATCTGCCGCAGGAGTTGCTCTTG TCATTGTACGAGTCTATAAAGACAGAGCCCTTTAAGATACCCGAGGACGACGGAAACGATCTCATGCACACATTCTTCAATCCCGACAAAGAAGGCTGGCTGTGGAAGCAAGGCGGCAG ATACAAATCGTGGAAGAGACGGTGGTTTATACTGAACGACAACTGCCTGTATTACTTCGAGTACACGACCGACAAGGAGCCGAGGGGGattattccattagaaaataTATCT GTTCGTCCAGCCAGCGATAGACAGCGACCACATTGTCTAGAGCTATACGCGAGCGGAGGGGCTGATCTCATCAAGGCGTGCAAGACCGACTCTGAGGGAAAAGTCGTCGAAGGAAAACATACTGTCTACAG AATGTCAGCGGCAACAGTGGAAGAGCGTGATGAATGGATAGAGTGCTTGCGTCGTTCAATAAGTCAcaatccattttacgacatgTTGGCGCAGAGGAAGAAGAAGGCGCAACACAGCGGACACTCCGGCTCACACTAA